In one Salvelinus sp. IW2-2015 linkage group LG26, ASM291031v2, whole genome shotgun sequence genomic region, the following are encoded:
- the LOC111952679 gene encoding S-adenosylmethionine sensor upstream of mTORC1-like produces the protein MDPVNNAETGDTETELEPVYVLIPKETRCKKKEQEKLSGVVKNVHRKLRRKYREVGDFEKIWREHCEDEQTLSEYALAMKNLADNHWAKTCEGEGRIEWCRSVCQEYFLDGGMKRMLKKDEKSARLAMAASAATLSAQPYSSFIPRSISQLGKMRLLDVGSCFNPFLKFDEFLTVGIDIVPAVESVYKCDFLNLQLQQPLQLAGDAVEAFLRQLCSPIDALPAQLFNVVVFSLLLSYFPSPYQRWICCKKAHELLELHGLLLIITPDSSHQNRHALMMRSWRVAVESLGFRRCKYIKFSHMHLIAFRKVSLTTTSDLVSGNYPEMLYIPQDFQSHEEEDYTDVLVQAHSVFEDDQLAWGFTELPDTPYDSDSGESQSSSLPFLHELEDPILLQS, from the exons ATGGACCCAGTGAACAATGCTGAGACAGGAGATACAGAAACCGAACTGGAGCCGGTCTATGTTCTTATTCCGAAGGAAACGAGGTGCAAGAAGAAGGAGCAGGAAAAGCTGTCCGGAGTCGTCAAGAATGTCCATAGAAAACTGCGAAGAAAATACCGAGAAG TGGGGGATTTTGAGAAGATCTGGCGAGAGCACTGTGAGGATGAGCAGACTCTGAGTGAATACGCCCTGGCCATGAAGAACCTGGCCGATAACCACTGGGCCAAGACCTGTGAGGGAGAGGGCCGCATCGAGTGGTGTCGCAG TGTTTGTCAGGAGTATTTCCTGGATGGTGGGATGAAAAGAATGTTGAAGAAGGATGAGAAGAGTGCCAGGCTTGCCATGGCCGCCTCAGCTGCAACTCTGAGTGCCCAGCCTTATAGCTCCTTCATCCCCAG GTCCATCTCCCAGCTTGGTAAAATGCGGCTGCTGGACGTTGGCAGCTGTTTTAACCCCTTCCTGAAGTTTGACGAGTTCCTCACAGTCGGTATTGACATAGTGCCTGCGGTCGAG AGTGTATACAAGTGTGACTTCCTTAACCTCCAGCTCCAGCAGCCCCTGCAGCTGGCTGGTGACGCAGTGGAAGCCTTCCTGAGACAGCTGTGTAGCCCCATCGACGCGCTGCCCGCCCAACTCTTCAACGTGGTGGTCTTCTCACTGCTCCTCTCCTACTTCCCKTCGCCTTACCAGCGCTGGATCTGCTGCAAGAAGGCCCACGAGCTGCTGGAACTGCATGGCCTGCTGCTCATCATCACCCCCGACTCCTCCCACCAGAACCGCCACGCCCTCATGATGCGCAGCTGGCGCGTGGCGGTGGAGTCACTGGGCTTCAGGCGCTGCAAGTACATCAAGTTCTCCCACATGCACCTCATAGCCTTCCGCAAGGTGTCCCTGACCACCACCAGTGACCTGGTCAGCGGTAACTACCCCGAGATGCTCTACATCCCTCAGGACTTCCAATCCCACGAGGAGGAGGACTACACAGACGTGCTGGTTCAGGCCCACTCCGTCTTCGAGGACGACCAGCTGGCGTGGGGCTTCACGGAGCTGCCTGACACGCCCTACGACTCGGATTCAGGAGAGAGTCAGAGCAGTTCCTTGCCCTTCCTACACGAGCTGGAGGACCCCATACTGCTGCAGAGCTGA